In one window of Solanum pennellii chromosome 2, SPENNV200 DNA:
- the LOC107011931 gene encoding salicylic acid-binding protein 2-like: MEPIKKQGRHFVLVHGACHGAWCWYKLKPLLEAAGHKVTALDLAASGIDLRKIEQLHTFHDYTLPLMESLPQEEKVILVGHSLGGMNLGIVMEKYPQKIYVVVFLAAFMPDSIHTSSYVLDQYFERMQTMNWLDTRFVSYGSPEEPLPSIFFGPKFLAYNLYQLCPPEDVALVSSLGRASSLFLEDLSKTKYLTDEGYGSVKKVYIVCTEDKLLPKEFQKWQIDNINSIIETKEIKGADHMAMLSVPKKLCDTLLEIADKYN; the protein is encoded by the exons ATGGAACCTATCAAGAAGCAAGGAAGACACTTTGTTTTGGTACATGGTGCATGCCATGGAGCTTGGTGTTGGTACAAGCTAAAACCATTGCTAGAGGCTGCAGGCCACAAGGTCACTGCTCTTGACTTAGCAGCCTCTGGGATTGATCTGAGAAAAATAGAGCAACTTCACACATTTCATGATTACACTTTGCCATTGATGGAATCTCTTccacaagaagaaaaagtcaTACTAGTTGGACATAGTCTTGGTGGTATGAATTTGGGAATTGTTATGGAAAAATACCCACAAAAGATCTATGTTGTTGTTTTCTTGGCTGCCTTCATGCCTGATTCTATTCACACGTCTTCCTATGTCTTGGATCAG TATTTTGAGAGGATGCAAACAATGAATTGGTTGGACACCCGATTTGTATCATATGGTTCCCCTGAAGAGCCTCTGCCATCCATATTTTTTGGGCCCAAGTTCTTGGCTTACAATCTTTATCAATTATGCCCTCCTGAG GATGTTGCATTGGTATCATCATTGGGGAGAGCAAGCTCTTTATTCCTAGAAGATTTGTCAAAGACAAAGTATTTGACAGATGAAGGATATGGATCAGTGAAGAAAGTTTATATAGTATGCACAGAGGATAAACTCCTACCAAAAGAGTTTCAAAAATGGCAAATTGACAACATTAATAGCATCATAGAAACAAAGGAAATTAAAGGTGCTGATCATATGGCAATGCTAAGTGTGCCCAAAAAACTCTGTGACACTCTCTTGGAGATTGCAGATAAATACAATTGA
- the LOC107010393 gene encoding dof zinc finger protein DOF3.4-like, with protein MTLESSEKLVTKQQTGGVQAPPTQEPDHHLPCPRCDSINTKFCYYNNYNLSQPRHFCKSCRRYWTQGGTLRDIPIGGGSRKNAKRSRIYTNTPFSSTIASVSSHVVPGNSPFMLPLPAANQLLFGTDVKPINNFTSLLSSHGPGVLALGGIEDMGFGIGRGNVWPFTGAPDSYGRNYNNGGGAGMWQFSGGEGGFVGSGDYFN; from the coding sequence ATGACTTTGGAATCAAGTGAAAAATTAGTGACAAAACAACAAACAGGTGGTGTGCAAGCACCACCAACACAAGAACCTGATCATCACCTTCCTTGCCCACGCTGTGACTCTATCAACACAAAGTTCTGCTACTACAACAACTACAATTTGTCTCAGCCACGCCATTTCTGCAAGTCTTGCCGCCGTTACTGGACCCAAGGGGGCACTTTACGTGACATCCCTATTGGTGGAGGTAGCCGCAAAAATGCAAAACGCTCTCGTATTTACACCAATACCCCATTTTCCTCCACCATTGCTTCCGTTTCTTCTCACGTAGTACCCGGTAATTCTCCGTTTATGCTTCCGCTTCCGGCAGCCAATCAATTACTTTTTGGTACCGATGTGAAGCCTATCAATAATTTCACGTCGTTGTTGAGTTCTCATGGGCCTGGGGTTTTAGCGCTTGGTGGAATTGAGGATATGGGGTTTGGTATTGGAAGAGGTAATGTTTGGCCGTTTACCGGAGCTCCGGATTCGTACGGTCGGAATTATAACAATGGTGGCGGAGCCGGAATGTGGCAGTTCTCCGGCGGAGAGGGAGGATTTGTTGGAAGTGgagattattttaattaa